A section of the Paenibacillus odorifer genome encodes:
- the phnC gene encoding phosphonate ABC transporter ATP-binding protein, which yields MIELRNVSKTYLNGTKGLNNINLTIPAGEFVAIVGLSGAGKSTLLRSINRLHDISEGNILINGQSITNAKGSRLRMIRRNIGMIFQSFNLVKRTTVLRNVLAGRVGYHSTLRTILGRFPQKDIDLAFESLDRVNIAEKAYTRADQLSGGQQQRVAIARVLAQEAQIILADEPVASLDPLTTKQVMDDLKKINMELGITTIVNLHFIDLAREYATRIIGLRAGEVVFDGPVSEATDERFAEIYGRPIHQDELLGEPVLGGV from the coding sequence ATGATAGAGCTTCGTAATGTATCCAAAACGTATCTAAACGGAACCAAAGGATTAAACAACATTAACCTGACCATTCCAGCCGGAGAATTTGTAGCTATTGTTGGTCTTTCGGGAGCAGGGAAGTCGACCTTGCTGCGTTCCATTAACCGGCTTCATGATATTTCCGAAGGTAATATTCTTATTAACGGACAGTCCATTACGAATGCAAAAGGAAGCCGGCTACGAATGATCCGTAGGAATATCGGAATGATCTTCCAAAGCTTCAACTTAGTGAAACGTACGACGGTGCTTCGTAATGTTTTGGCAGGACGGGTGGGCTATCATTCCACACTGCGGACGATACTTGGCAGATTCCCACAAAAGGATATCGATTTAGCCTTCGAATCGCTTGATCGGGTAAATATCGCCGAGAAGGCCTATACACGTGCAGATCAGCTATCTGGAGGTCAGCAGCAACGTGTAGCTATTGCCCGTGTTCTTGCGCAGGAGGCACAGATTATCCTCGCAGATGAACCTGTAGCTTCACTAGATCCGCTCACAACCAAGCAGGTTATGGATGATCTAAAGAAGATTAATATGGAACTCGGGATTACGACCATTGTGAATTTGCATTTTATTGATCTGGCTAGAGAATACGCTACCCGGATTATCGGGCTCCGGGCAGGAGAGGTTGTCTTCGATGGTCCTGTATCAGAGGCAACCGATGAGAGGTTTGCTGAGATTTACGGCAGACCGATTCATCAGGATGAGTTGTTGGGTGAGCCTGTACTCGGAGGCGTGTGA
- the phnE gene encoding phosphonate ABC transporter, permease protein PhnE produces MSVNAEKLHPKPPRKIKHYFTAIILVVLLWRSAVLTDSSFGELISGLPNMLDLLKEMFPPNWGYFDNIIDAMLETIRMALVGTTFGAILAVPVALLCASNITQSRWLHYPVRMLLNLIRTIPDLLLASIFVAIFGLGALPGIFALTIFSLGLIAKLTYETMETIDQGPLEAMTSVGANKIQRIMFGVIPQVQAHFMSYVLYAFEINVRAAAVLGLVGAGGIGHYYEVTLGFLEYDKTCTIILFTLAVVLIIDYVSTKLREKLI; encoded by the coding sequence ATGAGTGTGAATGCAGAGAAGCTACATCCCAAACCGCCAAGAAAGATAAAACATTATTTTACAGCCATTATATTAGTAGTATTACTGTGGAGAAGTGCTGTCTTAACCGATTCATCCTTCGGAGAGCTGATTTCCGGTCTGCCGAATATGCTTGATTTGCTTAAGGAAATGTTTCCCCCGAACTGGGGGTATTTTGACAACATTATAGATGCGATGCTGGAGACGATCCGGATGGCGCTGGTTGGCACAACGTTTGGTGCCATTCTTGCGGTTCCGGTTGCGCTGTTGTGTGCAAGCAATATTACGCAAAGCCGTTGGCTTCATTATCCGGTCCGTATGCTGCTGAACCTGATCCGCACGATTCCCGATCTGCTGTTGGCTTCTATCTTTGTGGCCATTTTCGGCCTCGGTGCGCTTCCTGGGATATTTGCTTTGACGATATTTTCGTTGGGGCTGATCGCCAAGCTTACCTATGAAACGATGGAGACGATTGATCAAGGACCTTTGGAAGCAATGACTTCAGTGGGGGCTAATAAGATTCAACGCATTATGTTCGGAGTCATTCCACAGGTACAGGCTCATTTTATGTCTTATGTCCTATATGCCTTCGAGATTAATGTTCGTGCTGCGGCGGTTTTAGGTCTGGTAGGAGCGGGTGGGATCGGCCACTATTATGAAGTCACCCTAGGCTTTTTGGAATACGATAAGACTTGCACCATCATCTTGTTCACATTAGCAGTAGTACTGATTATTGATTATGTAAGCACTAAGCTGCGGGAGAAATTAATATGA
- the phnE gene encoding phosphonate ABC transporter, permease protein PhnE, whose translation MSKSWNTLVPKPRKNRFRWLIYVALAALYIWAFSGVPFNGFKETAGIITKAIFAGIFSPDWAFVYLPDGEDLLRGLLETLAISILGTFISTFLCIPFAFWAAVNMSKGKVISGSGKLMLSFIRTFPEIIMALLFIKAVGPGSFAGVLALGLHSVGMLGKLFADEIENIDNGPLEALISSGASRMQVLWFAVLPQVLPGFLSYTLYRFEINVRSATILGVIGAGGIGTPLIFALSSRNWDRVGIILLGIIAMITIIDLISGKIRKKLV comes from the coding sequence ATGAGTAAATCATGGAATACCCTTGTCCCTAAACCCCGTAAAAATCGTTTTCGTTGGCTGATTTATGTAGCCCTAGCTGCGTTATATATTTGGGCTTTTTCGGGAGTGCCGTTTAATGGATTCAAAGAAACCGCCGGGATCATTACTAAAGCAATTTTTGCCGGGATATTCTCACCTGACTGGGCCTTCGTTTATTTACCAGATGGGGAGGATCTCCTGCGGGGATTGCTCGAGACGTTAGCTATTTCAATCCTAGGCACTTTTATCTCGACCTTTTTATGTATTCCTTTTGCATTTTGGGCTGCAGTTAACATGAGCAAGGGAAAGGTAATTTCAGGTTCCGGCAAGCTGATGTTGAGCTTTATACGAACCTTCCCTGAGATTATTATGGCTTTGTTATTCATCAAGGCTGTTGGACCGGGTTCTTTTGCAGGTGTGCTGGCTCTGGGACTACATTCGGTGGGCATGCTCGGCAAATTGTTCGCGGATGAGATTGAGAATATCGACAACGGTCCACTCGAAGCTTTAATTTCTTCTGGCGCCAGCCGCATGCAGGTATTGTGGTTTGCGGTGTTACCGCAGGTGCTGCCGGGATTCTTATCCTATACCTTATATAGATTCGAAATTAACGTTCGTTCGGCTACGATTTTAGGTGTGATTGGAGCAGGGGGGATCGGCACACCGTTAATCTTCGCGCTCAGTTCACGGAATTGGGACCGCGTGGGGATTATACTGCTAGGTATCATTGCGATGATCACAATTATTGATTTGATTTCCGGCAAGATCCGGAAGAAGCTGGTGTAA
- a CDS encoding ZIP family metal transporter, with product MESALIGSFVSAMATVLGAFPILFVKRLSEKWKDILVAFTAGIMVSASTFGLMPQSIKESGIIALTLGLITGVLLLDLIENNIPHIDVENKPGYTNMDSKALLVMIALFIHNIPEGLSTGFSYASEQASLGPTVAIAIGAQNMPEGLILAVFLMNSRTSKLKALGIVTLTGLMEMVSAVIGYFTASYLHNVVGYGLAFAAGAMLFIVYKELIPESHGHGYERPSTYSFIFGLLIMVYITQIFG from the coding sequence TTGGAATCTGCGCTTATTGGCAGCTTTGTATCGGCAATGGCTACCGTTCTTGGAGCATTTCCGATCCTGTTCGTGAAGAGGTTATCCGAGAAGTGGAAAGATATCCTCGTAGCCTTCACTGCGGGGATTATGGTGTCCGCCTCCACGTTTGGACTCATGCCGCAATCGATCAAAGAATCGGGGATTATCGCTTTAACCTTGGGCTTGATTACCGGAGTGCTGCTGCTTGATTTAATTGAAAATAACATCCCGCATATCGATGTGGAGAATAAGCCCGGTTATACCAATATGGATTCAAAAGCGCTGCTTGTTATGATTGCGCTGTTCATCCACAACATACCAGAAGGCCTCAGTACAGGTTTCAGTTATGCCAGCGAACAGGCCAGTTTAGGTCCTACCGTGGCGATTGCCATTGGCGCACAGAATATGCCGGAAGGTTTGATTCTTGCAGTCTTTCTAATGAATTCGCGAACAAGCAAGCTAAAAGCCTTAGGAATCGTTACGCTTACCGGTTTGATGGAGATGGTATCTGCGGTGATCGGGTATTTTACTGCCAGTTACCTGCATAATGTTGTGGGTTATGGTCTCGCTTTTGCAGCCGGAGCTATGCTCTTTATCGTCTACAAGGAGCTGATTCCGGAGAGTCATGGCCATGGTTATGAGCGGCCTTCGACGTATTCGTTTATTTTTGGATTATTGATCATGGTGTACATCACGCAGATATTTGGGTGA
- a CDS encoding aldo/keto reductase — protein sequence MYNASATRYDNMKYNRTGKSGLLLPAISLGLWHNFGGNDLFENGRAMVRRAFDLGITHFDLANNYGPPAGSAEESFGQILKKDLTPYRDEMVISTKAGYYMWAGPYGEWGSKKYLVSSLDQSLKRMGLDYVDIFYHHRPDPNTPLEETMAALDLVVRQGKALYVGISNYGPEQTREAAQILRRLGTPCLIHQPNYSMMSRWIEDGLQDVLSEEGIGSIVFSPLQGGILTDRYLNGIAPDSRAAGPSVFLSENAITEEAIGKVRKLNEIAAARGQKMSQLALSWVLRGGKVTSALIGASKVSQIEDAVASLNAPELSAEELEQIEAILRG from the coding sequence ATGTATAACGCAAGCGCTACCAGATATGACAATATGAAATATAATCGCACCGGAAAGAGCGGTCTACTCCTGCCAGCGATCTCGCTTGGTCTATGGCATAACTTTGGCGGCAACGACTTATTTGAGAATGGCCGCGCCATGGTAAGAAGAGCTTTTGATCTTGGAATCACTCATTTTGACCTTGCCAATAATTACGGTCCACCCGCAGGCTCCGCCGAAGAAAGCTTTGGCCAAATTCTTAAAAAGGATCTGACCCCTTATCGTGATGAGATGGTTATCTCGACTAAAGCTGGATATTATATGTGGGCTGGTCCTTATGGTGAATGGGGCTCCAAAAAATATCTCGTCTCCAGCCTAGATCAAAGCTTAAAACGTATGGGACTGGATTATGTTGATATTTTTTATCACCACCGCCCAGATCCAAATACACCACTGGAAGAAACCATGGCTGCGCTGGACCTCGTGGTACGCCAAGGTAAAGCGCTGTATGTCGGGATTTCGAATTACGGACCTGAACAAACACGCGAAGCGGCACAAATTCTGCGTCGACTTGGCACGCCATGCCTGATTCATCAGCCAAACTATTCCATGATGTCCCGCTGGATTGAAGATGGCTTGCAGGATGTATTGTCTGAAGAAGGCATCGGCTCCATTGTGTTCTCCCCGCTACAAGGTGGCATACTAACCGATCGCTATCTAAACGGAATCGCTCCTGATTCCCGTGCCGCTGGCCCAAGTGTATTCCTGTCTGAGAATGCCATTACCGAAGAGGCGATCGGCAAGGTTCGCAAACTGAACGAGATTGCTGCCGCACGTGGACAAAAAATGTCTCAGCTAGCTTTATCTTGGGTACTCCGTGGAGGCAAAGTAACTTCTGCATTGATCGGCGCAAGTAAGGTAAGCCAGATTGAAGATGCCGTCGCTTCCTTAAATGCCCCAGAGCTTAGCGCTGAAGAGCTAGAGCAAATTGAGGCGATTCTGCGGGGATAA
- a CDS encoding AraC family transcriptional regulator — MAIFNYNSERPFRGNPDLHLHYWGREQCLPGHFFGPGVRDVYKIHFIHTGTGEVTVGEQTHYLKPGQAFLTYPHIVTAYTADIANPWTYSWVAFTGEQVDYILAKTALSPEHPIFPMDEQLMPNLYELLTQAAEASDSLDLPLKAIMYEFFSLLLRAVPAVPDVLPLPRQKSIYVEQCLHFLHTHYCENISVEMMSSSLKLDRKYLSSLFKRTIGMPPQQYLLNFRIAKACELLTETLCTIGEISRSVGYQDPLLFSRMFKKVKGCSPKEYRSRHLENDIVL; from the coding sequence ATGGCGATATTTAACTATAATTCTGAGCGTCCCTTCCGAGGCAATCCCGACTTGCATCTCCATTACTGGGGGCGGGAGCAGTGTCTTCCCGGGCATTTTTTTGGGCCTGGGGTCCGTGACGTATATAAGATACATTTTATCCATACAGGAACAGGTGAAGTTACTGTGGGTGAACAGACCCATTATCTTAAACCAGGACAAGCTTTTCTCACCTATCCGCATATCGTAACTGCCTACACAGCAGACATAGCAAATCCATGGACCTATTCTTGGGTAGCTTTTACCGGGGAGCAGGTTGATTATATTTTAGCCAAAACTGCCTTGTCACCTGAGCATCCGATCTTTCCAATGGATGAGCAGCTTATGCCTAATTTGTACGAGCTCCTGACACAAGCAGCTGAAGCTTCGGACAGCCTGGATCTACCTCTAAAAGCAATTATGTATGAGTTCTTCTCTCTGTTACTTCGAGCGGTGCCAGCAGTTCCAGATGTACTTCCTCTACCACGTCAAAAGAGTATTTACGTCGAGCAATGCCTGCACTTTTTGCATACACATTATTGTGAAAATATTTCGGTTGAGATGATGTCCTCTTCGCTTAAGCTGGATCGCAAATATTTATCCTCCTTGTTCAAACGGACAATAGGTATGCCACCACAGCAGTATCTATTAAATTTCCGCATCGCTAAGGCGTGCGAGCTGCTGACAGAGACCCTATGCACGATTGGTGAAATCTCACGTTCTGTAGGCTATCAGGACCCCTTACTCTTTTCGCGGATGTTCAAGAAGGTGAAAGGTTGTTCGCCAAAAGAATACCGTAGCCGTCATCTCGAAAATGACATTGTACTATAA